The stretch of DNA TAGAATATGGGTATTTCGCACTCTTATTTACAATGCTATTCGTTTTTTTAATTGGTTCGATTTTGCGCTTTACTGCAGAAGGTGCGAAGAAGCGAATTGATGAGTTAGAAGGAAGTAATAGTAGGGCTAGTAAACTAGCAGATGAGTTAAACCAAACGTTAGAAGAATTTATTCAATCTTTGACGTCAACAATCGATGCCAGGGATCCTTACGTATATGGCCATTCAATGCAAGTGTCAAACTATTCGCTAGTTTTGGCATCAAAGTTAAATCTTGAAGAGCATGAAGTGGAGAAGATTCGAATCGCAGGATTGTTACATGATATTGGAAAGATTTCTATCTCAGAAGATATTTTGTTCAAACCAGGTAGGTTAACAAAAGAAGAATATGAAGTCATTAAAACGCATGCGAAAATTGGTGAGGAAATTCTATCAAAAATTACTAGTCTAAAAGAAGTTGCTAATTTAGTAGGAATGCATCATGAACGCTATGATGGCAAAGGATACCCATATGGATTAGGCGGAGATGATGTCCCAATTGGATCATATATTATCGCGGTATCGGACACGTTGGATACAATCTTGTCTGACCGTTCTTATAAAAAAGGTTTACCACCATCGGAAGCTCTTTCTGAAATAAACCGCTGGAAAGGAACACAATTCCATCCCGATGTTGTTGATAAGTTAAATGAATTAAGAGAAGAATTAGGCGATGACGTTTTCAAAAACTCTGCCAAACTAGTGGATGAAGCGGAAATTACAGGTCAAATTGTAAATCGCATTAGTGTAAAAAAGACAATTGAAAGTCTTCATAAGGAAAAAAATATTTCAGCTTCATAAAGTAATACCCCCACAACAAAAAGAACCTAACTATTTGCCCAGTTAGGTTCTTTTTTATTGCGAAACTTTTATTTAGGAAATACTTCTACACCGTAAGTTATCTCTTCTGTTTGTGGATCAGTAAATTTCGTTAATGAGACGATATAATTGTTATTTAAGTGTAACGAATCGACTTCTCCTATAGTTGATATTGCACTTACTATTTCAAACGTATCGTAATCATAGAATAAGATTAATCCTTTTCGACCAATCATAAATAGGTTGTAAGTTTCATCAAATCCAATGTCTGCGTATTCATATTCCAATTGTTTATAGTGATATAAGCTATCCGTGTGAAAAATATTTCCACTATTATTAAACATGTATTTTCCATCAGGAGAAAAGTCAAGTGTTCCATCTGGAACAATATAATGCCCTTCATAATTTCTATTATCTTCATTAACTTCGATTAATTTTCCGGAATCAATCGTATAAATTTCAATAGTGCTCCAGTCTACTGTGTAAATGTGTGTTTCACTCGGATCTAACTGTATATATTGTTTTGAATAAATACGCATTCTTGAAAGTTGTTCTTCAGTAGTAGTGTCATAACTTCTAATATCTGTCCATTGTCCAGAGCCACTAGATACATACAAGATACCATTTTTATCTATAACAATATCATATGGATCGAGATTTAATTCCATTTCTTTTTCTACTTGAAATGTGACAGGGTCAATAATTGCGACAGACCCTAATTGTGATTCTACGTTCCAATAATTACTTCGTTGACCCGTATGTAATGCTACATATAATTTTCCATTTGCAAAATATAAACTTTCTGGGTTACGTGAGAACCATATATAATCAGATTCTCCTGTTTCAAAGTTCATATACCATAATAAGTTTACATTTTTTGCAGTGTAATAAATGATAGGTTCTGTCGGATGAATAACGGAATCATTTATTCCATCTTCAATTAAAAAGCTAAGTGTCGTATCAACAAATGCTGTTGAGTTAATAGCAACATCTGAAGAAACTGCACTTTCTCCTCCTAACACATAAATATTTACATAACGATTCTTACTAAAGTGTTCAACTACTTCAGCAATTGGTTTGGTAGGGTGAACTAATACGATGTTTGCGTTTAACTTCTTTGCTAATGCAGAAGATGCAACAGCATCAGGATAATCTTCTTTCGTTAAACTTACCGATGTTCCCCTAACTAAAATAATATTTTCCCCATTTGAAGGATCCAAAGATTTTATATTCGTATCGAAGCGATTTTTACCGCCAATTCTTGTTACTTTTAAACCTTTAGCTACAAGGCTATCATAGACCTCTTTACTAATTACACCTTCTCCTCCATAGATTGTTACTTCCTTTACATAGCTTGGCAGTTCAATTGGAAGGTGTGATTTCTTTGATAAATAAATAGGAATGGCATTTATTGCAGCGTTACTTGATGCTGATAGAGCATCTGCAACAGTATAACCATTAACTATAATTGCTTTATCTTTTTTAGGTGTATTAGGTCCTTCACCTTCATAAAGATTTTTTTCACTTGCTAAATGATTATTAATCTTTGCCGCTGTTTCAAATCGACTACTACCTGCGAAGCGTGTTACTCGATACCCTAATTGCTTTAATTCTGCTTCCACTTCATTACTTATAGCCTTTGATCCGCCTAATATGAATACATCATACACTTGCAAAGAATTGAGTTCTGCAATGACATAGTCAGAAAGCTTATTCGTTTTTGTTAATAAGATTGGAGCATTATGATAACCGGCGATACTTGCCGCAGCAAGTGCATCTGCTGGATCGTCGGATCTCGCTAATATAACAACATTAGGACTTTGTGTAACATGTCTCGAGATTTCGATTGCAGTGGTAATTCTGTTAGAACCAGCGATTCGATAGTAGTCACCTACTGCTGTTGAGTCACTCGGAAACGAAAATAAAGAGATAGTGAAAATGAAGATTAATAAAGGTAATAAAATTTTCTTTGCCATCATTTTTGTTCCTTCCTGCTATATGTATTTTAATTAGATTATTAGAATACAAGATTTATCCAATATTTACAAACATTATTAAAAGGGATGTAAATTCGTGTAATTCTTTATGACTATTACAGTTACTACTATTTACCCTAAAATATATGACTTTTGCGTAATAGAGGTTAATAACCATTAATGTCATACTTTAAGTTGTTAGAATTTTAAAAATTCTGTTAAAGAGGTGTGTAAAAGTGAATAAAAAATCATTATCTGCAATTATTGCTTCTTTTGTTTTACTACTAGGGTTGTTTTTGCCAGCAAGTGCAAATGCAACAATTGTAAGTTCAAATAATATTTCAACAAAATCGGTAACAATCGATAGTCACCTAATAGAAGAAATGAAATCTAATTCTGGTTTACTAAACGTCATTGTTACTTTTAATGGTGAAAGTGCACCAACAAATGAAAATGTAAACTTATTAAAGGCATTAGGCATTAATACTGGTATTACGATGCAGTCATTGCCGATTGCCGGTGTTCTTGCTACGAATGAACAAATCAATGCATTAGCAGTAAGTGAACAAGTTCGTTCCATTTACTTAAATCGTGAAGTCCAGTTTTACAATGCTGATGCGACAGAGTTAACAGGAGTTAATAAAGTTCGTGTTGATGATGACATGCGTAAAGCTAATGGTGGCTTACCTGTTTCTGGTAAAGGTGTTGGAGTCATTATTAATGACAGTGGTGTTGACGGCACACATCCAGATTTAAAATTAGGAAAGAACTTAGTACAAAATGTATTAGGCACAACAAATATGACAATGTTTGACGGATTAGCACCAGTCGTTTATTTAGAAGATGTGGCAAACACTGATACAAACTCAGGACACGGTACACACGTTGCCGGTACTGTTGGTGGAACTGGCCAAATGTCTAGTGGTTTACATGCCGGAGTTGCTCCAGGAGCAGACTTAATTGGATACGGATCTGGTGGAGTAGTATTCATTTTAGATATGATCGGTGGGTTTGATTACGCTATTACTAATCAATTTAAGCATAACATTCGTGTTATAACTAATTCATGGGGAACAAATGATGATTTCTTCCCAGATGATCCTGTAAACGTAGCAAGTAAAAGATGTTATGATCGCGGCATTGTCGTTTTATTCGCAGCGGGAAATTCAGGTCCAGAAGAAGATACGCATAATCCATATGCTAAAGCGCCTTGGGTCATTTCAGTTGCAGCAGGAAAAAAAGATGGAACATTAGTAAACTTTTCATCTCGTGGTACTAGAGGAGTGGGGGAAACATTTGAGGTAGATGGTGAAACATGGACGTGGAAAGATGAACCTACGATAACAGCACCTGGAGTTGATATCGTTTCAACTCGCGTAATTGCGCCACTAGGTGCATTATCAGCTACAAAAGATATAAACTTAGATCCTGCACATGTACCTTTTTACGCACATATGAGTGGAACTTCTATGGCAACTCCACACGCTGCAGGTATTGTAACGTTATTATTGGAAGCAAATCCATTACTTTCACCAATGGATGTCAAAGAAATATTACAAAAAACAGCTACAAATATGCCAGGCCGAGATGCTTATGAAGTTGGTGCAGGTTATGTAAATGCATATGCAGCAGTTGATTTAGCCTTAAATGAAGATAAAAAGTATGGCAATACATTAACAATTGGGAAAAAATTTAACGCATATACTTCAATGAATGTATTGCGAGATCAATTCGAGATAGATTATAGTTTGACTGGAAATGATTCTGAGAAATTTAATGTAATGGAAGGACAATCACAATTAGTAGTTAAAGTTTACGCTGATGGGGATCACCCGACCGAAGAAGGTGGTAATCCAGTTGGGTTTACGATTACAGATCCAAATGGTGTAGCTTATGGATCGGGGATTAACCTTCTTTATAGCATTGATCTCGTTGATACAATAACAGTCGATAATCCAGTTGCAGGTGAATGGACAGTAACAATTGAACCGTATGCAGGAATAGCACTGCCTGAAAAAATTGTTGGAACAATTACACAAAAAACTGCGTCTATAATGACAGGACTTACAGATATTGCGGGACATCCTGCTGAAGGAGCAATTGTAGTTGGAATAAATGAACGATTGTTTGATGCTATGAATAATGGTGAATTCAAACCTAATGAAAAGTTAACTCGATTGGATTTAGCAACATACTTAACTATGGGAGCTGGAATCCGTCAAGTAGATCAGTTAGCAAACGATGCAGCAGTAAATGCGGTTATAGCACAAGGAGCTTCGTTGAAAGGTGCGCATAAAGATCGTGGCGTTATGCTTCTCGATGAAAATGGTCGCTTTAATGAAAAAGCAAATGTCACACGTGCTGAATTAGCATATTCGCTAGTACAAAGTTTAGGCTTGCAAAATGAAGCGGAAAACTTCTCGGGAACAGTTACCGTTTCTTATAAGGGAGAGGCACTAGTTATCGAAGACGAAATACCAGCACACTTGAAGGGGTATGTTCAATTAGCACTAAACTTAGGGATAATGAATGCATACTTCACTACTTCGCAAGGACCATATGACTTAGAACCTACATTACATGCGACGTATGCAGCAGATGAAAGTGTAACGAGAGCTCAGTTCGCGGTAGCGATGACACGATTTTTCAATAATTATAAATAAATCTTGAAACAGAGAAAGCCTTACTCGATAAGAGTAAGGCTTTTATCATCCGCATATTACTTTGTTACTAGATTGACCTACTACCTTTTTAACCAAAAAAATACGTCATTTGTGCAATAGAGTTATCCCGAGATAGGTGCAATAATTGTAATAACAAGAATAATCTAAAAATTTAAAATTTGAAGGGGAGATACCGAATGAGAGTAGCTAAACAATTATTTTCAATAGTTACAGCATTAGTTTTAATTGTTGGTTTGTTTTTACCAGCAACAACAAATGCATCAATTATTACGAATAACAATGTAACAATGGATCCATTATTATTAGAGGAAATGGAGCAAAACAGTGGTCTTATTAATGTCATTGTTTCTTTCCATGGAGATAGTGCTCCAACAGCAACTCAATTAGATTTATTAACAAATTTAGGAATCAATACAGGAGTGACAATGCAATCGTTACCGATTGCTGGGGTGCTTGCTACTGCAGATCAAATTTTAGCTCTTTCTGAAAAGGCTGAAGTAAGATCATTATTTTTAAATAGTGAAGTAAAGTATTATAATGCAGACGCAAATGAATTAACTGGTGTGAACAAAGTTCGCACAGATAATGATATGCGTGTCGCTAATGGTGGCTTACCTGTT from Lottiidibacillus patelloidae encodes:
- a CDS encoding HD-GYP domain-containing protein, with translation MIKLRAYITFLTLVAIGYTIYSFSVYPLAATIILPIIFLTILAELSKVKVYMLESKEQVAVSWTTILSIGTLIGVGINEAIIVNIISGIVSSLYPNRLPLIKFLYNISSLVATLIVTNYLKAHFIEIPYIFSEPIVFGVVVSMLYIFSNYCFAIVLMKILTGKRYRDIMNDMLAPHLPHTLLIALVGGLLGVMFIEYGYFALLFTMLFVFLIGSILRFTAEGAKKRIDELEGSNSRASKLADELNQTLEEFIQSLTSTIDARDPYVYGHSMQVSNYSLVLASKLNLEEHEVEKIRIAGLLHDIGKISISEDILFKPGRLTKEEYEVIKTHAKIGEEILSKITSLKEVANLVGMHHERYDGKGYPYGLGGDDVPIGSYIIAVSDTLDTILSDRSYKKGLPPSEALSEINRWKGTQFHPDVVDKLNELREELGDDVFKNSAKLVDEAEITGQIVNRISVKKTIESLHKEKNISAS
- a CDS encoding cell wall-binding repeat-containing protein, producing MMAKKILLPLLIFIFTISLFSFPSDSTAVGDYYRIAGSNRITTAIEISRHVTQSPNVVILARSDDPADALAAASIAGYHNAPILLTKTNKLSDYVIAELNSLQVYDVFILGGSKAISNEVEAELKQLGYRVTRFAGSSRFETAAKINNHLASEKNLYEGEGPNTPKKDKAIIVNGYTVADALSASSNAAINAIPIYLSKKSHLPIELPSYVKEVTIYGGEGVISKEVYDSLVAKGLKVTRIGGKNRFDTNIKSLDPSNGENIILVRGTSVSLTKEDYPDAVASSALAKKLNANIVLVHPTKPIAEVVEHFSKNRYVNIYVLGGESAVSSDVAINSTAFVDTTLSFLIEDGINDSVIHPTEPIIYYTAKNVNLLWYMNFETGESDYIWFSRNPESLYFANGKLYVALHTGQRSNYWNVESQLGSVAIIDPVTFQVEKEMELNLDPYDIVIDKNGILYVSSGSGQWTDIRSYDTTTEEQLSRMRIYSKQYIQLDPSETHIYTVDWSTIEIYTIDSGKLIEVNEDNRNYEGHYIVPDGTLDFSPDGKYMFNNSGNIFHTDSLYHYKQLEYEYADIGFDETYNLFMIGRKGLILFYDYDTFEIVSAISTIGEVDSLHLNNNYIVSLTKFTDPQTEEITYGVEVFPK
- a CDS encoding S8 family serine peptidase → MNKKSLSAIIASFVLLLGLFLPASANATIVSSNNISTKSVTIDSHLIEEMKSNSGLLNVIVTFNGESAPTNENVNLLKALGINTGITMQSLPIAGVLATNEQINALAVSEQVRSIYLNREVQFYNADATELTGVNKVRVDDDMRKANGGLPVSGKGVGVIINDSGVDGTHPDLKLGKNLVQNVLGTTNMTMFDGLAPVVYLEDVANTDTNSGHGTHVAGTVGGTGQMSSGLHAGVAPGADLIGYGSGGVVFILDMIGGFDYAITNQFKHNIRVITNSWGTNDDFFPDDPVNVASKRCYDRGIVVLFAAGNSGPEEDTHNPYAKAPWVISVAAGKKDGTLVNFSSRGTRGVGETFEVDGETWTWKDEPTITAPGVDIVSTRVIAPLGALSATKDINLDPAHVPFYAHMSGTSMATPHAAGIVTLLLEANPLLSPMDVKEILQKTATNMPGRDAYEVGAGYVNAYAAVDLALNEDKKYGNTLTIGKKFNAYTSMNVLRDQFEIDYSLTGNDSEKFNVMEGQSQLVVKVYADGDHPTEEGGNPVGFTITDPNGVAYGSGINLLYSIDLVDTITVDNPVAGEWTVTIEPYAGIALPEKIVGTITQKTASIMTGLTDIAGHPAEGAIVVGINERLFDAMNNGEFKPNEKLTRLDLATYLTMGAGIRQVDQLANDAAVNAVIAQGASLKGAHKDRGVMLLDENGRFNEKANVTRAELAYSLVQSLGLQNEAENFSGTVTVSYKGEALVIEDEIPAHLKGYVQLALNLGIMNAYFTTSQGPYDLEPTLHATYAADESVTRAQFAVAMTRFFNNYK